Below is a window of uncultured Cohaesibacter sp. DNA.
GTTAAGGTTCGGGAGCGTTGGGTCGATGATCCTGAACGATACCGCGAAATGGGTATTGACTTTCCAGTTTAGATTGTGATTCGCCGTTGATGCGACGAAAATTGCACCAATAAGGTGTTGTATTGCAATGATTTAGTAATGGCTGCGCAGACGAAAGTTTGCGTGGCCATATTTGTATTTACAGAAGTATTTAGACTTCAAATTGTCCGTATTTGGCCATAATTATGCTACAAAAGTTAAAGTGTTAACTATAAAAGTTAACCTTAATTCTAAATAGCTGTGGTTTTTATTGGGCCGAGAGGGTTGTGTGGGACAGATTTCACTGGTCAGGAATTGATTGAAACCTGACAGGTCAATATTACTAGGGTCAGAACTTACAGTAGCAAGAAAGTTGTCAAGTTAATTCCAATCACTGGATGGAACCCAAATAATGACCAGCACCATAGTAAAGACCGCAATTTTGCTTAGTACCCTAGTTCCTGTTTCATTGGTAGCCACTTATGCATTTTCCGCATCCAACACGATAGAAGTCGCAACCGCCGAACAGGCGAGATTGCAGTGGGAAGGCGAGGGAAGCACGGCGCAGCAAGGCGAAACTGAAGATGATTTGACCCAATGGGAAAAGGATTTCTCTCATTGGCAGCGTGTTCAGGAACATGATAACATTCAAGAATATAAATATTATCTCAGGGCCTTCCCGAATGGTGAGTTCGCCGATATTGCGAGATCGCGCATTGATATCCTGATGGCAGAGCAGAGGGCCGATGATCATTCGCGACTTGTGCGAGTACAGCGCGCAAGCGAAGTGGATGAAGATGCTTTCATCACACCCAGTGAGGCTATCGAGATCGAAGCCAGGCTCGCCGCCATTGGTTATGATATTGGGCGGGTCGACGGAGAGTTCAAGCAGAACACTCGGGATGCAATCAAAGACTGGCAAGAAACCAACGGACTTCCTAATAATGGTTTCTTAAACTGGACACAGTATAATTTGCTATGCAGAAATACTGAAGAACAGTTTATTCAATGGAGGAATGACAATCCTTCAGTGAAGATCATGGAAGCCCAATCAACGAACTAATCACCAAGAAACTGCGTTTGGCAGAATACTAGCGATCACACTTGAACAGACTGCAAGCAAACCGGATGTTCTTCCTCTTCAAGTCTGATGTCTGCCCGAACAACGGATAATCAACAGGAGCAAATAATGTTGAAAGCCGCCGCTATAGCAGGAGTTTCGCTGTCGGCCCTTGTATTGTGTTTTTCTTACAGTGCAAATGCGCAGCAGATGACTGATACGGCCACCCCTCAAAGAAGCGGGGGGACTATGCAGGTTGCCGCAAGCGATTCGATCGAAGCTGAAAAACTACGTTGGGAGCGAGATTTCGCGCTTTGGCAACAAGTTGAAAAAGACCATGTTGTTGAAGAGTATAATGCCTATCTGCACATGTTCCCAACCGGTGAGTTCGCAGAAATTGCCAAAGAACGTATCAAGCAGCTGACTGCAAAGAAATTTGAATCTTCGACGCCTTCTGCTGCACAGCCTACCAAAAAGGCATCAGCTGACGACGAAGCGATGTTCATGACTGAAATGGAAGCGCTTGAAATTCAGGCAAGGCTGACCTCGATCGGTTATGACACGGGTTCCATTGATGGTGTTTTGGGGCGCCATACACGTCGTGCCATCTTTACCTGGCAACGTGACAATCAACTGCCAATGAGCGGATTTATCAGCTTTGAGCAGATGGAATCTCTCAGCAGCCAGTCTGAAGCGCACTATACCGAGTGGCTGAGCGAACATGGCCATGAAAATAGCCGCTTGAGACTTCTTGTCGAGAAGCAGAATGCTCAGCGCAGCAACTGAGCCTGAACCAATTGGTTCACTACATGCAGGAGGCATGCGCGTGATAGCTCATCATTACGCGCGCGCATGCTCGAATATTCCTTTTCTTTTCCCACAAATCACGCCACATTCGTCGCCATGGAATGGACCGACGAAGCGATAATTCTAGGCACGAAAAGACATGGCGAAACTTCCGTTTTGCTGGAAGTCATGA
It encodes the following:
- a CDS encoding peptidoglycan-binding domain-containing protein, giving the protein MTSTIVKTAILLSTLVPVSLVATYAFSASNTIEVATAEQARLQWEGEGSTAQQGETEDDLTQWEKDFSHWQRVQEHDNIQEYKYYLRAFPNGEFADIARSRIDILMAEQRADDHSRLVRVQRASEVDEDAFITPSEAIEIEARLAAIGYDIGRVDGEFKQNTRDAIKDWQETNGLPNNGFLNWTQYNLLCRNTEEQFIQWRNDNPSVKIMEAQSTN
- a CDS encoding peptidoglycan-binding domain-containing protein encodes the protein MLKAAAIAGVSLSALVLCFSYSANAQQMTDTATPQRSGGTMQVAASDSIEAEKLRWERDFALWQQVEKDHVVEEYNAYLHMFPTGEFAEIAKERIKQLTAKKFESSTPSAAQPTKKASADDEAMFMTEMEALEIQARLTSIGYDTGSIDGVLGRHTRRAIFTWQRDNQLPMSGFISFEQMESLSSQSEAHYTEWLSEHGHENSRLRLLVEKQNAQRSN